A genomic stretch from Mya arenaria isolate MELC-2E11 chromosome 10, ASM2691426v1 includes:
- the LOC128205326 gene encoding uncharacterized protein LOC128205326 yields the protein MDSDEPDGLSFIPNLTDEEDAESESLRSSKLPPPSKIMMAAQPTAGPSKSSYQEHKQERVVKRRKTKAEELIDWQIIYFQNQVELAQQEKEINRVKLRVMEKYEKKLDTEEIDNLLRELNMNM from the exons ATGGACTCTGATGAGCCAG ATGGTCTTTCGTTTATACCAAATTTAACAGATGAAGAAGATGCGGAGAGTGAAAGCCTTAGGTCATCAAAGTTACCCCCGCCATCCAAGATCATGATGGCGGCACAGCCTACTGCAGGACCATCAAAGAGCAGTTACCAAGAACACAAACAGGAACGTGT TGTCAAGAGAAGGAAGACCAAAGCAGAGGAACTCATTGATTGGCAAATTATATACTTTCAAAATCAGGTGGAATTGGCACAGCAAGAG aagGAAATCAATCGGGTGAAGCTGAGAGtgatggaaaaatatgaaaaaaaacttgatacAGAGGAAATAGACAACCTTCTTCGAgagttaaacatgaacatgtga